The Rahnella aquatilis CIP 78.65 = ATCC 33071 genomic sequence GGTTCAGTGCAATAACAAACTTGTCGCCCAGCGCTTCAGTCAGCGCTTCACGTGCACGAAGCTGTATATCCGTGTCTTTGAAACGGGCAAGAATAGCGCCATTCTCCAGAGCAACTGATTTGATCTGGATTTTGTTTTGATCTAATACGTTACGGACTTGGTCCAGCGTTGCTTCACTGGCGTCGGAACCCCGAGCACCAGTGATTTGAACAGCCGGATCCTCACCATATAGGTTGGGAAGTGCATAAAGCAGCCCGACGATGATCACAACGATCAGCATCAGATACTTCCACGCAGGATAACGGTTTAACACGGCAGTTCCCTTCGGGAAAATCGAAAATTAGATAGACTTCATTGTGCCTTTTGGCAGAACTGCTGCCACGAAGTCACGTTTGATCATCACTTCGTTGGTGTCGTTCAGTGCGATAACCACATAACCGGTTTCGGCTACTTTGGTTACGCGACCGATCAGGCCACCCGTGGTCATGACTTCGTCACCTTTACCGATAGAGTCCATCAGTTTTTTGTGTTCTTTAGAACGTTTCTGCTGCGGGCGCAGGATCATGAAATAGAAAATCAGACCAAAAACCACCAGCATGATAACCAGAGAGTAAGGACTTCCCTGTGACGGTGCGCCGGTCGCTGCGACTGCATCAGAAATGAAAAGGCTCATTTAAATTCCCTCATTGTTGTTGTGAAGCAAATTGATATAAAACAAACCGAGAATCCGACCCGGAGTCTGGCGATAAAACGTCTCGCACAATACCCCATAATGCCGGTTCAAGAAATTATAAAATCGGCACCCCCTTTCGAAGATGCCGACGCGAGAAAGAAATCAGAAGTTTAAAGGCGGAACCGGTTTGCCTTTACGCTCGTAGAAGTCTGTCACAAACGCTTCCAATTTACCCTCTTCAATAGCCTGTCGTAAACCGGCCATCAGACGCTGGTAATAGCGCAGGTTATGGATCGTATTCAGCCGCGCACCCAGAATTTCGTTGCAACGGTCGAGATGATGCAAGTAGGCACGGCTATAATTGCGACATGTGTAGCAATCACAGTGTTCATCGAGCGTTGACGTGTCATCTTTATGCTTCGCATTACGGATTTTTACGATGCCGTCGGTGACGAAAAGATGACCATTTCGCGCATTGCGCGTTGGCATTACGCAGTCAAACATGTCGATGCCGCGACGTACGCCTTCAACCAGATCTTCCGGTTTACCGACCCCCATCAGATAGCGAGGTTTGTCTTCCGGAATTTGCGGGCAAACGTGCTCCAGAATACGGTGCATGTCTTCCTTTGGCTCGCCCACTGCCAGACCGCCCACAGCGTAACCATCAAAGCCGATATCTACCAGCCCTTTTAATGATACATCTCGTAAATCTTCGTAAACGCTGCCCTGAATGATTCCGAACAAAGCATTCTTATTATTCAACTCGTTGAAGCGATCCCGGCTGCGTTTTGCCCAGCGCAAAGACATCTCCATAGAGCGTTTGGCGTAATCCCAGTCGGCAGGATATGGCGTACATTCGTCGAAGATCATCACGATATCGGAGCCCAGATCGTTTTGGATCTCCATGGACTTTTCCGGGCTCAGGAAGACCGGATCACCGTTGATCGGGTTGCGGAAATGCACGCCCTCTTCTTTGATTTTACGCATCGCGCCCAGGCTGAACACCTGGAAGCCGCCGGAATCGGTGAGGATCGGTCCGTGCCAGTTCATGAAATCATGCAGATCGCCGTGCAGTTTCATGATCTCCTGACCCGGGCGCAGCCACAGGTGGAAAGTGTTGCCCAGCAAAATCTGTGCGCCGGTCTCTTTGACTTCTTCCGGGGTCATGCCTTTTACGGTGCCGTAAGTGCCCACCGGCATAAATGCCGGGGTTTCAACCACGCCGCGTTCAAAGACCAGACGCCCGCGACGTGCGCGGCCATCGGTAGTGCTTAATTCGTACTTCACATTGCCTCCAGCATCAGAGAAACAGTCTGATGAGGTTAAATCCGTGGCATGACGCCCGGAAAAGAAGGCCCGGATGCACCGGGTGCGACCAGGCCGGTAATTACTGACTCAAGGTTACTGGCCGACCACTTCCTGCGGCGCCAGCGGGTTACGGTTGATGAACATCGCATCGCCATAACTGAAGAAACGGTACTGCTCTGCGACGGCCTGATGATAGGCATTCATCGTATTTTTATAGCCGGCAAACGCCGACACCAGCATGATCAACGTTGATTCAGGCAGGTGGAAATTGGTGATCAGGGAATCAATCACCTGATAGTGATAGCCCGGATAGATGAAAATCTTGGTATCGCCAAAGAACGGCGCAATCAGCGCATCTTCACTGGCCTTCGCCGCACTTTCCAGCGAACGCACAGACGTTGTGCCCACGGCCACCACTTTATTGCCGCGCGCTTTGCAGGCCAGCACCGCATCCACCACGTCCTGAGGCACTTCGGCATACTCAGCGTGCATGATGTGGTCTTCAATGGTGTCTACACGCACCGGCTGAAAAGTCCCTGCGCCCACGTGCAATGTCACAAATGCCAGCTCGACGCCTTTGGCTTTCAGTGCATCCAGCAGCGGCTGATCGAAATGCAAACCGGCAGTCGGGGCAGCGACCGCACCCGGACGCTCACTGTAGACCGTCTGATACAATTCACGGTCAGCCTCTTCATCGGGGCGATCGATATACGGCGGCAGCGGCATATGACCGATTTCGTTGAGCAGAGTAAAGACATCACGATCTTCATTAAATTCCAGCTCAAACAAGGTATCGTGACGCGCCAGCATGGTCGCTTTAATATCTTCTTTATCACCGAGCAGCAGTTCAGCGCCCGGTTTTGGCGATTTAGACGCACGCACATGGGCCAGAACGCGGTGTGAATCCAGCACGCGCTCAACCAGCACTTCAATTTTACCGCCGCTGACCTTACGGCCAAACACGCGCGCCGGGATCACCCGGGTATTGTTAAATACCAGCAAATCGCCGGGATGAATTTTATCGAGAATATCGGTGAACACGCCGTGCGTTAACTCACCGCTT encodes the following:
- the tgt gene encoding tRNA guanosine(34) transglycosylase Tgt; the encoded protein is MKYELSTTDGRARRGRLVFERGVVETPAFMPVGTYGTVKGMTPEEVKETGAQILLGNTFHLWLRPGQEIMKLHGDLHDFMNWHGPILTDSGGFQVFSLGAMRKIKEEGVHFRNPINGDPVFLSPEKSMEIQNDLGSDIVMIFDECTPYPADWDYAKRSMEMSLRWAKRSRDRFNELNNKNALFGIIQGSVYEDLRDVSLKGLVDIGFDGYAVGGLAVGEPKEDMHRILEHVCPQIPEDKPRYLMGVGKPEDLVEGVRRGIDMFDCVMPTRNARNGHLFVTDGIVKIRNAKHKDDTSTLDEHCDCYTCRNYSRAYLHHLDRCNEILGARLNTIHNLRYYQRLMAGLRQAIEEGKLEAFVTDFYERKGKPVPPLNF
- the queA gene encoding tRNA preQ1(34) S-adenosylmethionine ribosyltransferase-isomerase QueA translates to MRVADFSFELPESLIARYPQTQRSGCRLLSLDGPSGELTHGVFTDILDKIHPGDLLVFNNTRVIPARVFGRKVSGGKIEVLVERVLDSHRVLAHVRASKSPKPGAELLLGDKEDIKATMLARHDTLFELEFNEDRDVFTLLNEIGHMPLPPYIDRPDEEADRELYQTVYSERPGAVAAPTAGLHFDQPLLDALKAKGVELAFVTLHVGAGTFQPVRVDTIEDHIMHAEYAEVPQDVVDAVLACKARGNKVVAVGTTSVRSLESAAKASEDALIAPFFGDTKIFIYPGYHYQVIDSLITNFHLPESTLIMLVSAFAGYKNTMNAYHQAVAEQYRFFSYGDAMFINRNPLAPQEVVGQ
- the yajC gene encoding preprotein translocase subunit YajC, which encodes MSLFISDAVAATGAPSQGSPYSLVIMLVVFGLIFYFMILRPQQKRSKEHKKLMDSIGKGDEVMTTGGLIGRVTKVAETGYVVIALNDTNEVMIKRDFVAAVLPKGTMKSI